In the genome of Parasteatoda tepidariorum isolate YZ-2023 chromosome 10, CAS_Ptep_4.0, whole genome shotgun sequence, the window CGACGTTAAAATGAGacagtaaaatagaaaaaaaaagaaattgtagtaaattttctttcaattatgaCTAGGTTCCGAACTCAGAGataccaacttgctccgctttgtaaaaaaaatatcttcatgtggcagcgaaatttaagttatttttagttatgcaTTTAACATTTCGAGTAATTCTTTCACCACTACATatcagaaattcaaaatataaatttaaatgaattgcaGTCATAATTTATAAgtggaaatatttgttttattttgattagagttcaaaaaaaattatcatgcactattataaatattttttcgttcattttttatgtggtcaaaattttaaatcaaatttagtaatccaaaaaaataaataaataggaagCACAAATTTTactaccaatttaaaaataaaagtttacacagaatgcgtaaaagttggcagctatgctgTTCTCATACCACTTTGGGTGGAGATTTTTCATAGCATTGGTCGAAAGAAGtagtaaaaagtattaaaattatttgaaatattttaaaagttgtcagGCTTTCGTGCATATTAGGCATACTTTtcatgttactttttatttgtttatttataattctttctgCTATATcgtagctaaaataattttaaatcaaatttctttaatccAGAGTACTAtcttgtaatttataattagctACCATTAGAAAATATAGTTAGTAAAATCGTAACTGTTGGCATGCATGTACTCTCAATTAAAATGTTCCCTAATTTCCTTGGAatcattaatatgatttttcaaggaaatataaatctgaaattatatatttcttcttcttatgTACAgctagagaaaaagaaaattaagagaactttaattttaacaggAGTGGAGTTGGGcaaaaattatggaaacactTTTATACTACATCTAGGAAAACAGTTTTTCGCGTAGCAGTGAATcgatttgaaagattttacatggaaaaattcTTTGCAAAGTTTGCATCCATCAAAAAGAGTGAAAAAAGTTAGAAGCTTCTTTACGTTTCGATAGaactataactaaaaataacgaTTTGCGACTATATTACAAAGTCCcagtgttttgaaataattgggtacctgggccgcgaagcgaACCCTACTCTATACATGAAAATTGAAGAggtaacatgttttatatactagtaaattggaattatatttttgtagtgctAGATACATTACAAAGTGTTTCTATTTTTAGCCTTACCTTTACATATCATAAGATAACAGttgaacttataaattttaagaatctatttgtccaaaatattaaaattgtgcgAAACTGTTATTAGAAAAACGCTGGCAATAAAAGagtaataatatgtataatgaACGAGCGATCAAAACACGTAAACTCGCTCATATATAATCGTCTTatgacaaattaatatttgagtctattgtctattttaattttaatgtctaTTTGCCAGATATTATGTGAATACGTTTATAAAAGGAAGTCGTATATTTACTTTACGCTAAGAAACTATTGTATTAGTttagaagttaaatttataaaattcagaatattcttctcaaatacaaattatttttttacttctacatttattaacatttcatttcctttatagacgaaaatcacttttaaatttttaaaatatttcataaattattattatcgttGTTGTTGAATGTGAAATGTGTTGAATGTTGTCGAATGcgaatttataattacatagtAATAATCAGAGCTATTTTATAGCAATCACAGATGTTCTCTTTCTTTCATTCCTACAGTGCCATCTATTGAAGGAAATGTGAAACGAATATTCACCCGACAAATTTTACTTGGGGGGGAGGGACAGTGAAAAGTTATTAATGGGAGTTGGTTGTCGTAACTCTGCGCATGCAAAGATGAAAACTTtgatttaccttttttttcctagaatcttaaatcaatttttaaaaaagtattacgatgcaaaactgaaacaatttgaaattatttacacaaatgacaaattttaaattatttgcgtGAGCGTTCAATCGATTCACTTTTGATTGTGTTTATTATTAAGGCATTTGTTTGCTAAAACAGTCCAACTTAAATAGCAGCTATAGCATATTTTAGGACAATGTcctgttaaattaaaaacattaacgcttttactcattaaaaacattaatgaatTTGCTTATTACAGGAAAATGTTGGTCCGTTAACAgacggttaaaaaaaatttatagtaaaaaagggcccttctttaaatattttatcacaaaaatgcAACATTCGCAGAATGGATACtttataatacttttcattttaacccTATGCACTCCGATGTCTCTACTGAGGCACCATAAACAgtcaccattttaaaattaagaaatttcgcAATTTATTAGCTACCACATTattctaaaaagtttaaaatagtataatactTCATTGTGTAATGAATAGCTGTGGATCAAACTGCATTTTAAAGTACTTGGAGTGCAAAGGGCTAAAATGAACCcttcccaaaatatttctttttaaaaacgcaaGGCGTTCAGTGGCacataattttttgtcattaaatttattttttgttttttaaaaagctaacaTCATAATTCGATGATCACGTGGAGAAATCGTGGTGGTCGAATTTCTCCTGAAAACTAGCTAACTCCAGGAATGCTAATCGCTTCGCTTTCTGcggaagtttttgaaaattggcAGCGAATAGGGATAATTACATTCACTCTTTATAAGTGTTACTACGAGAAAACAGCAAAAATGTTACCTTTCATGCAATACTTTGAACTATTGATATgtaatgttagaaaaattatttgaaatgaaaagtactaaatcaaaaataaaataaaataaattaccacTAGAATATAATAGTAGGCATATCTGTTAGCGTGAAATAGTTTTCTTACtaccttatttttttacatggcATAAAcagattattaaatgttaattttcattttagcaaaaaaataacagtaataatgTGAATATCAGATTGAaacatgtattttatatattattcatttcctagacgaagacaaaatttgaaataattatactattatCTTCACCTTTGTTTAAGAAGCTTATTCTTACTAGAGAGTTAAAAATCCAGATTGAAGTTATAGTCTTTAATTTATTCGTGCTAATactattaatttgatatttctctCACATAAATACAGTACAGTAGTcgaaacaaacaattttaacaagcAGGTGTTATTGTtcacatttactaaataatttaattgcgcAGACAATTCAATTTGCAATgcaataaattcttataaaatgtgctatcataaaaaaactggtaataacgtaatttcaaatttaactgaTTACTACTTAGATTTTTGTATTAAAGAACTGTAAAATCTGCACCTATTTGAGAATGTGTACTTTGTTTACATATAAATGATCAGTTAATTAGTATATTACACCTCTGAAGTAAAattgattgtaaaataattccACCATCagatttaactaattttagaagaaaaaaaaggcgtTAGACCATAACTACGTGGAGatacgatttaaaaaataaaaaaacaagcttttcataaaattgaaactttttgttGCTTGCAATTTCGTAAGATGGGCAAATACTAAAGTGAATACTAAGTACTTTCTATGGtccataaaaactgaaatagtgataaatttacgtaaaaaatagcagattattttctcttttaagttAACCTCTTTAATGTTCAACGGTTTAATGTTGGATAATCTTTTACTTAAGCCAATTGAAAATATACATTACACAAATAAACACCCTTGAATTACTGTAGTGATTACAGATGCAGCGATGCCAACATGTGCCGGACAGaagattatatttttgagtGGTAGTCTTCTAGCGTATGATTCTCGgtttagtaaattcgatttataacGTTATCACATAgcacttctaaataattcaaaggcttaTGTGATAAGCTACTTTGTTAATATTAAACCGtgttgaacatttattaaaagttagcAAAATTTACCGAAAATGTGccatttttaattctctaccgtttttttaaatattttgccgAATCGGGAGCAGTTGGCATTGCTGAAAATGATAGAGATTTAGcactttatgtaatttttaaaacgaatgaCTGTTCTTactttcttcaacaaaaaaaaaattgtaaagtggtaaaaaattaaagcgaTTAGAACTTTTTGAGGTTCGTTATcgaaacaatgttttaaatctGTTAATAGAAGAAAATAGATAACGATAACCACaacaaggaaaaattaaaaaataaagataaatagatcgaatgaaaaattttaaaagttttcatttaaaaaaagttcaagaattaaatttggaaatttcaatacttttccttttatttacaaattttggtaaataaggagtaggaaaaaataatttctgtgcaACAGGTCTGGATTTAAATTCACAcacatttcttaaaactttgtGAGAAATTAgctctcccattttttttttagagacgggcgttaaaatttaaaataaaattttttttacaagaaattatgTTGCGTTAAAATGAATTCAGTCTCTCTTTTTGACGTCCGAACCCGAAAATTCAGAAGATTTCAAATTCACTAAAATAGGATACATAAAATATGACAGGCAAAATACAGACAGATAATATGACAGACTTAATATGacagataaaaatcaaaatttacgaATAAGAAgacacaataaaatatattattaagattaattatttacgcttataattatttaattaattaattatttacgcttataattatttaattaattaattatttgcgcttataattatttaattaattaattatttaggcttaaattttaatttttgtattctaaATAACCGAACTCTGAACCAAACAGATTTTAGTGTATTTGTTTAGTTTGAAAGTAGTAAAAAAGTATTGAGCCTCAGTTAGCCGAGCGGAGATTTCTCTCAGATTGAGAGACCGAGCCCACGCCTGGCTCAGACTTGAACGGAGCCCAGCTTTTAGTCCGATAcgttattcccccccccccttaaaCAGATAGATATCAGGGGTGTATTTCTACTAAAAACCGATGTTGCTTGAATTTATAAACTCATGTATTTCTCACTCTAAACGTGTATTACATACATATTcatacgataaaaaaattttcatgaacttATAAAGTTTATGTTGTTTTTAACACTTTAGCCTCAAATATCAGgcacatgtatgtttaaaacaagttgaaattttatacatttatttaccaCTTTACCGTCGAAGGCTTTTGACTTCGGATTcaaataaaagtgtttatactttaaattgtaGGCGGCACTATctcgtttttaaataataaacgaaaaaattaaactcttgTACAGCCACTTATTACGTTTATGACAAAAGAAACAGTTCTTTTTAATGGAATTCAAACACAAGTGCGTTAAAAGAGATGAACTATTGATAAGGTTTTgaaggaaaaagtttttaactcctattttaattttgaacactcACTTCGTCAGTTTTAAAACCTTGATTTTATACATTGTCTTTGCTAAAAACGTTTCTTGTATCCTCAAACTTTTACAaccagttatatattttttcatgaagtaTAGATTCATTAATATGATGAAATATAACATCTTAATTACTTACAgtgtaaatttgtttatttatctttgtaaatttgttattattaactattaggagtttctcaaacttttatttttattctatttgatttttttaagttgagaTGTTACATCGTCTGTTTTATCAGCATCGCAATTCAAggacactttttgaaataaacattgctTATTCAATATTCATTATTGCGTAAATTGAATATGCAAATGTTATGCAATGAGTATGCAAATGTTTCGAAAGGGGGAGTTCCAGTGTGAAAAATCTCTTTagttattcaatttttgttgttgttgtcttatGCTACTTGTCAATACCAACAAGTCTATTTTAAGGCAGAAGGGTGCCATCTATgtccaagaatttgacttctgccacgcacacatacgtcacagcccgttttatagGGAGGACACATTCTCATACCCTCCATCCgcatatcgtaattttgacctgaaccagagcacgaTCAATCTTAGATCCACTACCTCTAatagtattgatttgttatgggaacttagCGGACTTTGTGACCCAGACAGATTTAggatgcaccagtcaccattttgtacaTTGGGAGTCTTTGATCGGCGGGGATGGAACTcatctcttggacatgggcctaaTGCCCTACCAAGCAGGTTATCCCGACCTTCAATCAATTGTAACTACCATTAtggtttacattttaaattattcacgtTTAAATCAAAAACTCTCTTAGTatgcaagttaaataataaactaaaaaattgtgctagaaaaagtaactaattttagtctctttcaaataaattttaaattttgttaatcaaCACATTCCGAGATTTTAATCGCCCGTAACAATCCtgttatcataattattatcaCGGATTccaaacaagtttaaaatatttctatacagTGAAGgacaaaatctttttaaattttatttatagaaatacaattaaatatccAAGCATTCATATTAGTGGGAAACATATTTCCCAATAAGTGTAAATCTTGACAGTTAAATTGTAAGGCTAAAAAAAAGCAGAACCAATCCACTTTTTTAAGCTTTCAAGTGAGGATACTGTTATAACGGtatgaaaaatatcttgaaaagtAGTATATTGTAAAACAGCGATAAGTTATTTTCATgctcatacctgccaactttcactcgtTTCGAGAATGTATCCAAGAGGTAGTCAAATAATTACCGAAgaaacaatttgaataaaaaaaatattaatattttgaaacattaatattttaacgaaaaataataaattgctattgtaaagactattataattttatatatttatggtaattatttatatgtagtggtggtcatactcattaataattgttattataattgaaagagttacatTTGTTTGAAGTTAcattataattgaaaagttacagttaaaataacatgaatttcaGTATCACTTTAAGTATAAATGCGAGATtctgggaagaaaaaaatttcttgaaaaaaagtatttgtatgtaaaagttattaacaaatttttacgactattgatgttcaactccgtagattttgtaattttgaacccaatccagaagacaaggaagtcCTCAATCAAGTATTTAAGTATTCatttgcctccgtggaggactttttgagggaactaaccccccatttgtgttacatggagagaaaaaccacgaaaacatccaacggttagcctgatggccaAAGAACTCTAACCCATCATCCGTCTACCCACAATCCACCACGTCTAGCGCAATCAAATATCAACAATAGCAAAATATCAACTAAAATCTGCTGATAAGTGTTCTGAAATAAATCTGCAGATAaaactatacactaaattttgaaaatttttaacaaaatagttttttacacTTCGTGAAACAAAGTTATCTCTTTTGAACTTTTAACCTTTCTGACAGACAAATTATGCAACTTTTAAGTAATTGTGATAAATTTCATGCACAAAGTATACAAAATAATTCTGAGAATTACCTACATTCGTGAATTATTCACaagtatgaatttaaataattttttcccgtTGTCACTATgtagtaaaaaatgaataagaaaaactttaaaaaaataaagaaagtatattgCTCTACATATTATTCATGTTCTGTTATAGTTACATAGtgagaattatatattatttgtactTTAGATTATATAGGGgaaaatgaattagaaaaactttaataataataaagtaagtacattgctttatatattattcatgTTCTGTTATATAAACATAGTGTGAatcatacattatttatatCAGTGTGTTAGattatataggaaaaaaatgaattagaaaagttttaaaaataataaagtaagtaCATTACTCCATATATTTTTCATGTGAGGTTATATAAACTTAGTGTGAGTTACACATTATTTATACTAGTGTGCTAGAATTACTAAGtgaaaaatgaattagaaaaatttaaaaataaagtaactacCTAGTTTTATATAGTATTCATGTACAATTATATAACTTTAGTGtgaattatacattatttatacttGTGCGTTAGATTATAAGGTGAAAGATGaattagaaaaactttaaaaataataaagataatactTTGCTCTGTATAATATGCATGTACTTAACAACACACAagaaatagcaatttaaaaatgataatcatACCTTATTAAAATATCCATTATGAAAACCACATGTCTAATAACTGTTCTTCGTGTGGCGCGTGACTGGCATACGGAGAACTGTATTCGGATGGATGACTCGAAGATGGTGACAAATCTCCTGAACCTGTTGATGGCCCGCATGTTCCCCTGACTGTTAGTCCCACTTCCTCAGATGAAGCTACTGAAGAACATTCGTCCATAACATAATTTTCATCGGCTACCATACTTTGATATGCAGCACTGTCATAAATCCGTTGTTCAGGCATTCCAAGCATGCCTTGCAGTTGCCTGATGTACTCTATAGCAGCTCTTAAAGTTTCTACTTTGCttagtttcttgttttttgaaCCAGGTGGCACACGCTCTCGAAGAGTTGAAAATCCTAGATTGACGAGCCGGACTCTCTTTCTTTCTCTAGCATTTCTTCTGGACACCGCTGTTGATGGTCCGGCAGATTGTCCGGCAACAAATGTGCCCTTCTTTGTACTAGTTTCAGTCTCATgctgtattttgtgaatatttcgGTTTGCGTACACAATTTCGGATGGAGTCCGGCCCATGGCCATATTTGTCTCACGTGGTCTTGACATAGACAGTTGAGAAGAATTGTTGAGATACAACAAACGTCCGGCACTGTCATAGCTCATCATTGATACCATTTTAAGTCTATTGTCACACAAATCCACTTTATCAGAAGCGTCaactaaacattttcaaattagtttgaatttaaaaattcgatctCGCTTTAAACCACATAAAAGTTCTATCCAATTCTTAAATGTTGGTATGAATAAAATCGAACTTGGATCTAATTCTTCTATCTAGGTTTGAGTAAAATCAACCTTCGATCTTGGTTTGACTAAAATAATACTCCGATctaattaaacaacataaagttCTATCTAGTTCTTATAAATGTTGGTTTGAATAAAATCGAACTTGGATCTAATTCTTGTATCTAGGTTTGAATAAAATCAACCTTCGATCTTGGTTTGACTAAAATAATACTCCGATctaattaaacaacataaagttCTATCTAGTTCTTAAATGTTGGTTTGAATAAAGTCGAACTTGGATCTAATTCTTCTATCTAGGTTTGAAAAAAATCCACCTTCGATCTTGGtttgactaaaataaaacaCCGCTCTAATTCTCTGatcttagtttaaataaaataaaactttgatccaattcttcaattttggtttcaaataaaataaaacttcaaaatcaaaaggtaactaatgaataattcaaaaatacaaacGAATATCCCCGAGTTTCACTGCTCCCGCGTTTTAGAACTTCGAATTGTGCGCTGTGCGCGATATTTTCATCATCTACTCAACGCGCAGTCTCGAGAAGTTATGATGCAAGCTATTAAAAGGAGCTCCATCCCATCTTAGAAaaagaatggaataaaatattctgttccTTCCCCACCAATCTCAGATCGAATGAAACTTTCAATACAGGTAGAGCACCCTGGTGGCGCGCAAGGTAAATACTTAAATGTTGACAAGACGATATTTCTGAATGATCCCCCCTTACACTCGTGCATCaggaagaacttttttttattttattctattatatttttgatcccCATCCCTCGTCAACCATAACGTTCTGACGGCTTCGATAGAGATTTCGATTACTAAGTCAAAACATTCGTTGCTGGGGTCTACCAACttctatgaattattttgagTTACGAAATATATCTTGTTATGAAATGACATTTTTCTATTGTTCAAAGACTTCGCATTTAATTTAGATTACTAAATTCCTTACAAAAATgttgaaagttatttattataaatttaagagtaaactacaataaatattaaaaaaaaaaaaacatcgtcATACACTATACTAAGTAATGttcaaatacataattttgctttaagaaTTCAAGTCACGaaattttcaaacagaa includes:
- the LOC107441134 gene encoding achaete-scute homolog 2, whose protein sequence is MVSMMSYDSAGRLLYLNNSSQLSMSRPRETNMAMGRTPSEIVYANRNIHKIQHETETSTKKGTFVAGQSAGPSTAVSRRNARERKRVRLVNLGFSTLRERVPPGSKNKKLSKVETLRAAIEYIRQLQGMLGMPEQRIYDSAAYQSMVADENYVMDECSSVASSEEVGLTVRGTCGPSTGSGDLSPSSSHPSEYSSPYASHAPHEEQLLDMWFS